One window of Fimbriimonadaceae bacterium genomic DNA carries:
- the rho gene encoding transcription termination factor Rho: MTPAELLKAVKSAKLDPDLDRHDLIVRLLEHANKGTDALYARGVLELLNDGWGFLRRDNYVPSANDVYVSQSQVKRFHLRAGDAVFGLVRAPKEGEKYPGMLRVESVNGFGTQAPEMQHRKNFDELTPLHPDERLRMETGSENIVARIIDLISPIGKGQRGLIVSPPKAGKTTILKTIANSITANHPDVSLMVLLVDERPEEVTDFKRSVRGQVISSTFDEPPENHMRVAELCLEQAKRRVECGMDVVILLDSLTRLSRASNLTINPSGRTLSGGLDPSALYRPRRFFGSARNIEEGGSLTVIASALVDTGSRMDDGIFEEFKGTGNMELVLDRDLAERRIWPAIDVKRSSTRHEEKLFASEELEAVVQLHRMVANQQNSVDATDQLIKLLKRTPTNSSFLESVVAKTRATV; the protein is encoded by the coding sequence ATGACCCCGGCCGAGCTTCTCAAGGCCGTGAAGTCCGCCAAGCTCGATCCGGATCTGGATCGGCACGACCTGATCGTCCGGCTTCTCGAACATGCGAACAAGGGCACGGACGCGCTCTATGCCCGCGGGGTGCTCGAGCTCCTCAACGACGGTTGGGGATTCCTCCGGCGCGACAACTACGTGCCGTCCGCCAACGACGTCTATGTGTCCCAGTCCCAGGTCAAGCGCTTCCATCTGCGCGCTGGAGACGCGGTCTTCGGCCTCGTGCGGGCTCCCAAAGAGGGTGAGAAATACCCCGGCATGCTGCGTGTGGAGAGCGTCAACGGATTCGGCACGCAGGCGCCGGAGATGCAGCACCGCAAGAACTTCGACGAGCTGACCCCCCTTCACCCCGACGAGCGGCTCCGCATGGAGACGGGTTCCGAGAACATCGTCGCGCGCATCATCGACCTCATTTCGCCGATCGGAAAGGGCCAGCGCGGCCTGATCGTCTCGCCCCCCAAAGCTGGAAAGACGACCATTCTCAAAACGATTGCGAACTCGATCACGGCGAACCATCCCGACGTCTCGCTCATGGTTCTGCTCGTGGACGAGCGCCCCGAAGAGGTGACCGATTTCAAGCGGTCCGTGCGCGGCCAGGTCATCAGCTCCACGTTCGACGAACCGCCCGAGAACCACATGCGGGTCGCCGAGTTGTGTCTCGAACAGGCCAAACGCCGAGTCGAGTGCGGCATGGACGTGGTGATCCTCCTGGACTCGCTCACCCGCCTGTCGCGTGCGAGCAACCTGACGATCAATCCATCCGGCCGAACGCTTTCGGGCGGCCTCGACCCGTCGGCCCTCTACCGGCCGCGACGCTTCTTCGGCTCCGCGCGGAACATCGAGGAGGGTGGGTCGCTCACCGTGATCGCCTCGGCCCTCGTCGATACGGGCAGCCGCATGGACGACGGCATCTTCGAGGAGTTCAAAGGCACCGGCAACATGGAGTTGGTGCTCGATCGCGATCTCGCCGAGCGTCGGATCTGGCCCGCCATCGATGTGAAGCGCAGCTCCACGCGCCACGAGGAGAAGCTGTTCGCGTCCGAAGAGCTGGAGGCCGTAGTGCAGCTGCACCGCATGGTGGCCAACCAGCAGAACTCGGTGGATGCGACCGATCAGCTGATCAAGCTGCTCAAGCGCACCCCGACGAACTCGAGCTTCCTCGAAAGCGTGGTCGCCAAAACGCGCGCCACGGTGTGA